The DNA region taaaatcaaaataaaattatttctgcaGCATAAACTGTATCtttgtaatattaaaatctcGTCTTCTCGTTAACTCAATATTGTCTCATCTCCTGAGTTCTTGTTACATCCTTATGAGACAAATTATTTGAGcaacatttcataatttttagATGTTGACATAAATTTCCTTTTCATATTTAGAAGAACTGAGATGTTGCTTCAGAGGTTCCCTCTTTATGATGCCTTCCAGTtcgcaccagtccctcctgatGCTGCCGTCCCAGTACTTCAGAGAACTGATGCTGCCGGACATGTCTGCAAATATTAAGGTCTTTGTCCTTAatttgcaaactgtaatctgGCTTTTTCTGTTGGTTTCAGATTAATGGCTTCTTCTGGTCAGAGTGGCCTTTCAGTCCATGATGGTACAGAACTGGTTTCACTGGGAAAGAGGCTCTTTTTCCAGCTCATCTCTCAGTGACTGTATGATTTCTGGACATTTTATGCTGTTTATATGCTGTTCTGTAAAACTGAGCGTGAAACCTTCAGGCGTCTGGACATTTAACCCACCGATGACCCAGACTActttagtttgacatttatCTTCCTGATTTCTTTGCTGATTAATTTTGGTTTCACACAATAATGTGTTTGAGGTGTTGCATTGAAACGTATTTAAAGTCGGGCCTCTAACCTTTCAGTCTCTTAAAAAGGTCAAATGTAATCATctcttcttttaatttgtttaaaggCACAGTGAACTAAATCTGTGTGAACCTCAAAACCTGaaaattcaataataaaaaccaCAGATAAATTCTCTCTCATAATTCCTGCATTAaggtaagaaaatgttttaatacaaggtgaataaatatctggtttgaTCCACATTATGAATCTTCTCCTGAGACCTTTTAATGGCTTAGTTCTTTCCCCCTGAATAACTAAATAAAGTTGAGCTGCAAATGTTTCAACAACCACTTGACACCTACAATTAGCCTGCAGACATTCGCAGCAAAGCAGCAAGTCGAGCTGCTCTCTCACAAGTGAGTCAGAAAACTCTGCAGGATCTCCCAGTGAGAAAATCCACGGTGGGAACCTGAGGGAGATGATGCTAACATGATTAACTGGTTTCTCTGCTGGAGAACGAGCTCCAGTCTGGGAATGACTCAACCAAACGAACCACTGATTTACTGACAGCAAGTTTTCTGCAGCTTCGCAGCATGACCTAGTTGAGTTTTACTGGAGCCAAGCCAACAAAAGAGTTGATTTGCTtcaaaaaaagaattaaaaaaaacaagatgtgaGAGAGAAGCAATCCGAACAGAATCAGAAAGTCACAGATCACAACAAATTGTTGCTTCTTGCTGACTTTGATGCTTTGGTCTCCAGTCATGttaggaaaatgtttgaaaaaatcGCCTGGAGCCACAAACTGAATCATGAAACGACGCCTGGCTGATTAAAGTCTGAGAGCGAAGATTAAAGAACAgcagagagctgcagcttctgcaaCTTCAGTCGTGGAGGAGTTTCAAACTTCTGGTGTCTCTGGAGTGGTGTGGAGGTAAAATGCATTCTGGGAAAGCAGCCTGCTGTCAGGACGCATCAGACGCAGTCAACCGGAGCCGGACCGTCAGCGCGCTCTCCATCGACCCGCCGCTCGCCGGAGAAGCTGCGATTATTTCTGCATTCAGGGTCGGCGAAAAGGTCGCCGCAGTCAGAGGTGAGCTTCTCCAAACAGAAATGGATTTTCAGAGCTGGAATCGATTTCTTCAACATAATGGGCCTGTCTGCATCTCTCAGTTTTTCCATGGTTTCCTCCCTGGATGCCAGCTTCTCTTTTAGCTTTTGTTGGTTATTGAGCTGTCAGGGAGGGAAAACAAGAGTTTTGGTGTTTAAATAAATGAGCAGTGTGTTATCGGCTCAGGAGTGTGTCGGGGAAACGTGTTTTCATGAACCCATCACTCAGGAGTCACACTGGATCAGGTagttcacaccttcagggaggAAGAAACAAGCGATGAGGACGACAGGGATGGAGGTGGAATGGAAACGTGATCAAAACAatctaattttgtttgtttgtgataTAAACTACATTCATGGCTGTTTGAATGACTGGactaataataaatacaatttatgttttttaaagggAAGACAGATGAATAATGTTCATCCATTCTCTATATCATCTAAAAAGCGTTCAGTGAATCTCTCACGTCATTGTGGAGAgactttgttctgctttttcagattttttagcCACATTGAACAGATTCCCAAGATCAACAACCTGCaggtttaataaagtttaaaatctggacatcaaaactttcatttttgtgttttgcatccAGTCAGAGGTGGTTTTGGATCTTTATCCTGCTGCAGCCCCTGATCATcactctgccaccaccatgtttcaccagaCAGAATATTTTCCTATAAGTCTTAGGAATCTTCATGGAGGCAATGGGGGCTTTAGATCTTCCCCACTGTGGTTCTCTGGagccttaaaaatattttcattttccagctGGTGGATGTCAGGGAATTTGTTTCTTGTTGGATTTCTTTAGGCCAGAACACgatgtgttgttgttgtttaggaTTTTTTATAATTCTGCACTTTGTTAGACGAGTTTTGTTCGGTTCAAAAGGCAGGAATCTGGTTAATAACTGATAATTGACAAGTTaaggaaatatattttcacttaGTTCCAGCTTCCTCTGCAGATGACTTTTTAGATTTACTTAGATTAATCTTTTATTATCTGAAAGATACAAGAAGAAAATTCTTATTAAATTCTTACCCAACATGCTGTTATTTATTTCCAGAATGTCattgagtaactttttaaaaaaatatatatatatacacatgtatatacttttaagagtatttttactttttacctttacttgagtaatttcattatgaagtatttcttctcttggtaaagtaaaatttctgtttttttctacccattgaatgaagaacaaacatgttttaaccagaaagtcaccagacagaaacaaacagctgctgctttttattggaaaaaactGATAtggaaaagttttcttttgcctgatttttatttttttgttacatatattaattattgtcatttatgtccctaaaataccaacatttctaCTTAACTTTATGTCTTTAtgtccgtctgatgatgtaatttataaatattaaatgattgataatttgatcagttactcagtacttcaatagactttttaccaaatactttttttacttaagtaatttcttgggtggctacgttttacttttacttaagtaaaaatatgttgaagtatttcTATTCTTATTTGAGTACATTTCTGCGTACTCTGCCAACTTCTAtatatttccaaaacaaaaatttgatcTGAGTtcctaatttagatttttttaaaaacagtcgTATAACAAAACAGGGACGTAACATTTTAAAGAGTCAGAGAAAAGCAGATTTGGGAGACATGTTGAATTAAAAGGGATTATTATGAGTTGATGAAGAAATAATTCTGGACAGACGGTTTTGGTTGAGTGACTCAAACAGACGGGAAACAAAAGCACCGACTCCGCAGCAATTCCTCCTGAGAAAGACGTGACCTGAAAATGACCCCAGATTCTCCCATCCTCACCGTTTCCATTTCCGTCCTTCGTTCTCCACATCtttgattttcaaattattcCTCTGTTTCTACCCTTTCCGCTGTCTGCCCGTCTCCTTTTTATCTCTGTGAATCCCTCACTCCCCCCAGCTACGAGTTGAAAAGTTCAGCAGCTCATCCAGAGCAAACTGGAGCTTCAGTGGAAAACAAACCCACAGCCATGAAGCCAGGAGCTTCCTGGTGGTCAGATTCATTCCCAGAGTCCAGGGTCTGTCTGTCCAGCCATTACTTTATGTGAAATAAGAAAAGTCTAAAGAGAAAAGTTTGAATTGAACTTGTTGGAGCTGAAATGTGTGGATTTTGTCAGGCTGAGGAGTTTCACACCTGAAGATGATCATCGGATCAAACCTCTGCATTAAAGGGTTCTGGTTCAGATCCGGatggttctgctggtttttcTGAATCTGCTCgttttgttaaatgtttcaaGACAGAATTGATAAAAACTTGCATTAAACCACagtcagaatttgtttttaatcaataaagtAATTCAGTTTCCTCTCCTCCAAACCTGATACTAATGACTCTGAGTCAGAAACAGAAATTcctctcaaaatgttttttggctcTTTAGCTGAAATGTACAGCTGATTTTCTGCTTTGGGTTTTAACTAGGACAATTACAAGGTGGCTggacaagaaataaataaatgcaaaaaaaagaacttaTCAGTTTAAAAACTTAAAGTAAACTGTAATTATCAACTAGAAAATTCATTAACTTTGAAAAGATGGCTGCCTAAGTGTGTATTAGTTAAACCCAAATCAAAGGTTCATGAAATTGTTTAAGTTAAACCAACTTCAGATATTTTACAGTTTAGAAAACTGAGCAGAAACAAGAAGTGATTAAATATTGTGTTAAATATCTGTTAAAGTCAGAGCATTAAAAAAGTccagaaataatttattcttggaagcagaaaataaaaatattttgacaataatCTCTCTTTaagactgaaaataataataattattatccTTTAATTATCATGAAGTTtctctgaaagagaaaaattacCTGGAAATAgattatacaacatttttatcaggCTTCTCTTTTATGTAATTTCTAGGAACGTGGAAATCATCATAAGTTTTCCCAAGGAGGTTGAAGGTCTGGTTTAATTATTTCTATAAATACATCCAGAATAACAGCTGGTCTTTGTCTCCAGCAACATGCAGGAGGAGCGTAAAccatagaaacaaaacaaatcattttatgCACCAGGattcaacaaaaaatacttttatttttagctcatttGTGTTAATGCTGAATTTTAGTAACTTATATTAAGCTGTTACACAAAAATCATGTTGTGTAACAATCACCTTGACTCGCTGGCTAATCATCTGTAATTATTAACCAAGTTAGCATAACACTCTGACTGGCAGGTAAACTCTTAtctattttcagtttgtttagattatttttctttttttagcctCCTTATCTCCGTGGAAACGCTGGTCCCTCGTCTCTGGATCCTTTATAAACGGGTCCTCAGCTCGTTTTGCTCAGGCATTAATTGTGCTTCTGAATCGGGTTTAGATTGTTGGAAGAGACTCACCAGCTGTAAGTTATTCAGGATATGAAACAACCTGAAGATCTTTTTACATGAggaattaggaaaataaaattaacaccACTGGAAGATATGAATTTTACTTCTGCATTTAAATCATCTTAGCGTTGCTCGCTGACAACAAAATTTGATTTACTGAAACCTTTTTCTGCTACAACACATCAGAATCTGTCCTTACAGCAGGACGAGTGTCTAAAACCAAATGTATTGATCTATAATTGTTTTAGTTCTGACCACTGATTCCTGGTGAATTTACTGGTTTCTAAGTGTAACTGAGACATTTCCTGTGTAAGCCAtgtcttgatagtttgattttGCCCTTGAATCATTTCAGGTTCATCTCTGAATGTTGAGTCTTTAAACTGCTTTTCATGATGATGATTTTGTTCTCTTCCTCGTTTCGCTCCAGACTGCAGCCATGCCATCCTGTTTGACCTCAGGGTTTCTCCTCGTCAGCCTCCTGCTGCAGATCGGGACCAACGCTGCTCCTCTGGAACCGGGTCATGACCTGCTGGAAGACAAGGCTGATGGCGACGTCGGCGCCAGGCGCAACATGTTGGGCACTCTGACTGTGATCATTGTCCGAGGCATCGGTCTGAACGGAGATAAAATCGGAGATACTGATGCGTGGGTTGATGCACAGCTCAAAGTCTGAGAGCCTGGATCACCTGATGAACAGAAAAGtattaatttgttctttttctctcctgctgACAGTTTTGCCAAGATGTGGTACGGAGCCATGTATTTCAGGACCGAAGAAATCAAATCAGACAATCCAACATGGAACGCTGTGTTTAATTTGGGCCATGTGAGTTCTTTATAGATTAGCTTAACAGATTAGCATTACAACTTAAAGAACTTCatgactttaattttaattttcttttgaaggTGGAAACACATCTTCCCCTGAAGGTTGAGGTTTGGGACCAGGACCCGACACATGATGACTGTCTCATCTCGTGCACTCATTATCTGACCCAGGGAACCCACACCTTCACCTGCCCAGGGAACGGTCAACTGGAGGTCAAATATTCCCTGACCTGCGACCCCGGCCTTACTGGAAAGCAATGTGAGCTGTACCAGTAAAATGCTTAGTGGAAAGACTTCAGTCACAGTGAGGTTTAAATAAATGACTCAAAGGTTTTTTATGGTAATGAATCTGATCTGTTAATCACAGGGTGCATGTTAGCATTGTGAAAAatctttgttcctgttttaaacaaacacattttgacaaCAGATGAGCATTAGTTGACATTTACTGACAGTAATTCAAGCTGTGCTTTGATATTGTACTTTATTACTTTCAAAATCCTttgaatcaataaaatattattccaTTTATTTGGGTTTGCATTGTAAGACTTCTTGGTTGAATGTTGTCAcctttcagaaatgaaaataggAATAGGTGGAGAACTATTTTCTGCTCAATGCAATGCTGTCTTTAAATGACATTAAAGCcctaaaaatgtcacatttttttatatttctatccACAATGTGATTATATTTTCCACCACTTGACTACCTGTCATGGAGCAAATAATTTTATCCTTACTTCGTCTCTCTCATTATTTTTTCCACCTGACATTTCCTCTCTCTGATCTGACTCATCGTTGCCTCTCAGAATAAATGAATCCATACATTTTCTTGTCATTTCCCGTTTGCATCTCCATCCACTGACTTTCTGTGACCTTTTCTgcattaagaataaaaaaacatccgTCTTCCACCCACAACGTGTTATAAACTAAGCACAGGTCTAAACTGGAGTCACACTGAATCAGTGACATGAGTATTTCAATCAAGTCTTAAACCCAATCGTTGCATCAGCAGAGGTGAAAGTCTTCATGGGGATCaccagaggtggggactcgagtcacatgacttggactcgagtcagactcgagtcgttaaaatcacgacttgagacttgacttgaaaaaatgctcaaagactcggac from Xiphophorus maculatus strain JP 163 A chromosome 14, X_maculatus-5.0-male, whole genome shotgun sequence includes:
- the LOC102223752 gene encoding perforin-1-like, translated to MPSCLTSGFLLVSLLLQIGTNAAPLEPGHDLLEDKADGDVGARRNMLGTLTVIIVRGIGLNGDKIGDTDAFAKMWYGAMYFRTEEIKSDNPTWNAVFNLGHVETHLPLKVEVWDQDPTHDDCLISCTHYLTQGTHTFTCPGNGQLEVKYSLTCDPGLTGKQCELYQ